Proteins from one Nyctibius grandis isolate bNycGra1 chromosome 2, bNycGra1.pri, whole genome shotgun sequence genomic window:
- the MPC2 gene encoding mitochondrial pyruvate carrier 2 gives MAAAVAGLRASYHRLLDRIELKLPPRFRPFYNHPAGPKTVFFWAPIMKWGLVCAGMADMTRPAEKLSTAQSAVLMTTGLIWSRYSLVIIPKNWSLFAVNFFVGCAGGSQLFRIWRYNRELKAKQ, from the exons ATGGCGGCCGCCGTCGCGGGGCTCCGCGCCTCCTACCACCGCCTGCTCGACCGCATCGAGCTCAAGCTGCCGCCGCGGTTCCGGCCCTTTTACAACCACCCGGCAG gtcccaaaacagtgtttttctgGGCACCTATTATGAAATGG GGTTTGGTATGTGCTGGAATGGCTGATATGACCAGACCAGCAGAAAagctcagcacagcacagtCTGCAGTACTAATGACCACAG GCCTTATTTGGTCAAGGTACTCTCTAGTTATTATTCCTAAAAACTGGAGTCTCTTTGCTGTGAACTTCTTTGTTGGCTGTGCTGGTGGCTCTCAACTCTTCCGAATATGGAG GTATAATCGggaactgaaagcaaaacaataa